A DNA window from Undibacterium sp. YM2 contains the following coding sequences:
- the cls gene encoding cardiolipin synthase yields MAAHQRLPSHLLMSSVSIAILVVLNGCSSLPEVNYLEPALDQPQKTTSAKPTINNGNGELSTSKAQALMKQRWKNSGAGLANMQALAALEEAVTGSPLIAGNQVTLLFDGPQTMNAMMTAIRQAKDHIHLETYIFDQDELGLEFARLLIEKQQAGVEVNIIYDSVGTIGTPQIFFDNMKAAGIHLLEFNPVNPTKLQGPWLPNRRDHRKILIVDGEVAFTGGVNISASYANSSLFRSKSKNPDKIGWRDTHIQITGPAVAALQWIFLETWINVGDKPPADRLYFPALKNQGNKMVRVLASEPESNPAIYKAYLLAIQEARDSIHITSAYFVPDAQILKALIAAAKRGVDVKIIMPGVTDSGLVFHAGQSFYDEMLAGGIKVYQLNTSVLHAKTAVIDQVWSTVGSTNIDTRSFLHNKEVNVVVIDTEFAIAMENAFKEDLRLSTEVTLETWQQRPAMIKLKEWLARRLEYWL; encoded by the coding sequence ATGGCCGCTCACCAAAGATTGCCATCTCATTTATTGATGAGTTCTGTGAGCATAGCCATCCTTGTTGTGCTCAATGGCTGCAGTTCACTGCCAGAAGTCAATTATCTGGAGCCTGCCCTTGACCAGCCACAAAAAACTACATCAGCCAAACCCACCATCAATAATGGCAATGGCGAGCTAAGCACATCGAAAGCGCAGGCACTGATGAAGCAGCGGTGGAAAAATTCTGGCGCTGGCCTGGCCAATATGCAAGCCCTGGCAGCGCTGGAAGAAGCTGTTACCGGTAGCCCGCTCATTGCGGGCAACCAGGTTACTTTGCTATTTGATGGTCCACAAACCATGAATGCAATGATGACCGCCATCAGACAGGCAAAAGACCATATACACCTGGAAACCTATATCTTTGACCAGGATGAACTGGGCCTGGAATTCGCCAGGCTGCTCATAGAGAAACAACAAGCTGGGGTAGAGGTAAATATCATCTATGACAGTGTTGGCACCATAGGTACGCCGCAAATTTTTTTCGATAATATGAAAGCAGCCGGCATACATCTGCTGGAGTTCAATCCGGTCAATCCGACGAAACTACAAGGCCCATGGTTGCCCAATCGGCGCGACCACAGGAAAATACTGATCGTCGATGGTGAAGTCGCCTTCACAGGAGGCGTCAATATCAGCGCCAGCTATGCGAACAGCTCTTTATTCCGATCGAAATCAAAAAATCCTGACAAGATTGGCTGGCGTGATACCCACATACAGATCACCGGACCAGCAGTGGCTGCACTGCAATGGATATTCCTTGAAACATGGATCAATGTGGGCGACAAACCGCCTGCTGACAGGCTGTATTTCCCGGCCTTAAAAAACCAGGGCAATAAAATGGTCAGGGTACTTGCCAGTGAACCAGAAAGTAACCCGGCCATCTACAAAGCCTATTTACTGGCAATACAGGAAGCCAGAGATAGTATCCATATAACGTCAGCCTATTTTGTACCGGATGCACAAATCTTAAAAGCCTTGATCGCTGCAGCCAAACGTGGTGTGGACGTGAAAATCATCATGCCTGGAGTGACTGACAGTGGCCTGGTGTTTCATGCTGGTCAATCTTTTTATGATGAAATGCTGGCTGGCGGTATCAAAGTGTATCAACTGAATACTTCTGTATTGCATGCAAAAACCGCCGTCATTGACCAGGTCTGGTCAACCGTAGGCTCCACCAATATTGATACCCGCAGTTTTTTACACAATAAGGAAGTCAATGTAGTCGTCATTGATACCGAGTTTGCAATAGCG
- a CDS encoding NAD(P)-dependent alcohol dehydrogenase codes for MPTMKAAVYLRPGKIAIEEKPIPVPGPGEALIKITTTTICGTDIHILKGEYPVKPGLTIGHEPVGVVAALGAGVTGYELGQRVIVGAISPCGQCYSCLDGQHSQCGGKPAGGWRFGNTIDGCQAEYLLVPYAMSNLEVIPDGLTDEQVLMCPDIMSTGFGGAESGDIKIGDTVVIFAQGPIGLCATAGAKLRGASLIIAVDGVASRLDMARTLGADITIDYTKTDPLTEIMRLTHGRGVDVAIEALGTQMTFESCLRALKPGGRLSSLGVYSSKLSLPLDAFAAGLGDHKIITTLCPGGKERMRRLMNVVKSGRVKLDTMVTHRFKLDDIEQAYDLFANQRDGVLKVAITT; via the coding sequence ATGCCGACGATGAAAGCAGCAGTCTATCTGCGCCCCGGTAAGATCGCGATAGAAGAAAAACCCATACCTGTACCTGGCCCCGGTGAAGCACTCATCAAGATCACCACGACCACTATTTGCGGTACTGATATCCACATACTAAAAGGTGAATATCCAGTTAAGCCCGGTTTAACCATAGGACACGAACCGGTTGGTGTGGTAGCTGCACTGGGTGCTGGCGTGACTGGCTATGAGCTGGGTCAACGTGTCATAGTTGGTGCGATCTCACCGTGCGGGCAATGTTATTCCTGTCTCGATGGTCAGCATTCGCAATGCGGTGGTAAACCTGCAGGCGGCTGGCGCTTTGGCAATACTATCGACGGCTGCCAGGCAGAATACCTGTTGGTGCCATATGCGATGAGTAATCTGGAAGTAATACCCGATGGTTTGACCGATGAACAGGTGCTGATGTGCCCGGATATCATGAGCACAGGGTTTGGTGGAGCAGAAAGTGGCGACATCAAGATCGGTGACACGGTCGTCATCTTCGCACAGGGGCCGATAGGTCTGTGTGCAACTGCAGGTGCCAAATTGCGCGGGGCCAGTCTGATTATTGCCGTCGATGGTGTGGCCAGTCGTCTCGACATGGCGAGGACGCTGGGAGCAGATATCACGATTGACTATACCAAAACAGACCCATTAACAGAAATCATGCGCCTGACCCATGGCCGTGGTGTGGATGTGGCGATTGAAGCCCTGGGTACTCAAATGACTTTCGAAAGTTGCTTGCGAGCATTAAAACCTGGCGGAAGATTATCAAGCCTGGGTGTCTATTCGAGCAAGTTAAGCTTGCCATTGGATGCCTTTGCTGCGGGCCTGGGTGATCACAAAATCATTACCACCTTATGTCCGGGCGGCAAGGAGCGTATGCGCCGTCTGATGAATGTTGTCAAATCAGGACGCGTCAAGCTTGATACCATGGTGACCCATCGCTTTAAACTCGATGACATAGAGCAAGCCTATGACTTGTTTGCCAATCAGCGCGACGGCGTATTGAAAGTTGCTATCACAACCTGA
- a CDS encoding DUF3309 family protein, which translates to MSTILLVILILALIGLFPTWPHSRSWGYGPSGVTGLIVIILIILLLTGRL; encoded by the coding sequence ATGAGCACTATACTACTCGTCATCCTTATCCTTGCCCTGATCGGCCTGTTTCCGACCTGGCCGCACAGTCGTTCCTGGGGTTATGGGCCCAGCGGTGTCACTGGCCTGATTGTGATTATTCTCATTATTTTATTGCTGACTGGTCGTTTATAG
- a CDS encoding CsbD family protein, protein MPYFDISQITYLFGIEHCPRNISLPGKRLFFTIFFLECASAQMRLAERHKFVMHHQSKFFSKKHLLTLPGKIMNKDQIKGAANNIAGKVQEGTGKILGSKEQEIKGIQKQVVGKAQQILGDAHEAIDKATKKITRP, encoded by the coding sequence ATGCCTTATTTTGATATCAGTCAGATCACATATCTGTTCGGTATCGAACATTGCCCAAGAAATATTTCTTTACCCGGCAAGCGTCTTTTTTTCACGATTTTCTTTTTAGAGTGTGCCAGCGCACAGATGAGGTTGGCGGAAAGGCATAAATTTGTCATGCATCATCAGAGCAAGTTTTTCTCAAAAAAGCATTTATTAACCTTACCAGGAAAAATCATGAACAAAGACCAGATTAAAGGCGCCGCTAACAACATCGCGGGCAAAGTACAGGAAGGCACAGGAAAAATCCTAGGCAGCAAGGAGCAGGAAATAAAAGGAATTCAAAAACAGGTTGTAGGCAAAGCACAGCAAATCCTTGGGGATGCCCATGAGGCCATAGATAAAGCCACCAAGAAAATTACCCGCCCATAA
- a CDS encoding BON domain-containing protein, protein MKIAQRMMAMVFVGSMLVIAGCASTSTKEGTGEYVDDSVITTKVKAEIFNEPTLKSMEINVETFKGVVQLSGFVTSSANIEKAVSVARNVKGVRSVKNDMRLK, encoded by the coding sequence ATGAAAATCGCTCAACGCATGATGGCTATGGTATTCGTCGGTTCCATGTTGGTAATCGCTGGCTGCGCTTCCACATCGACAAAAGAAGGAACGGGAGAATATGTTGATGACTCCGTCATCACAACCAAGGTCAAGGCAGAAATTTTCAATGAGCCAACATTGAAATCCATGGAAATCAATGTTGAAACATTCAAAGGCGTTGTGCAGCTTAGCGGCTTCGTGACTTCCAGCGCCAATATTGAAAAAGCTGTGTCTGTTGCACGCAATGTCAAGGGCGTGCGCTCTGTGAAAAATGATATGCGCTTGAAATAA
- a CDS encoding OmpA family protein has product MNNLKTIPAALACLFCASTAMAEDYNPSWYIGGSVHAAETDETFGAGNRGYGVGLRLGKPLSENWDAQINTNYTRATDNGKRYQQNALGVDLLYLFSREAFRPYLVVGIAANRDRSNGGLKAGDSTAPAASAGLGAQFSLNDQWSAQVEWRKVHGYLHNNDFGFSQASNSHLSFGLNYAFDKPRVAARPVSYAPAPPPEPVVVQAPPPPAPVAPPPPVYQKITLSATELFAFNSAVLSTPQPKLDDIAAALNANPQINQVVITGYADRIGSDKYNLNLSEKRANSVKTYLNNKGIDGQRLNAIGKGESNPVVVCNNKKRSDLIACLEPNRRVEIEQFTVEQRIK; this is encoded by the coding sequence ATGAACAATCTAAAAACAATTCCTGCAGCCCTGGCCTGCCTGTTTTGCGCAAGCACAGCAATGGCCGAAGACTACAATCCATCCTGGTATATAGGTGGCAGCGTCCATGCTGCTGAAACAGATGAAACTTTCGGTGCGGGTAACCGCGGCTATGGCGTGGGCCTGCGCCTCGGCAAGCCTCTGTCAGAAAACTGGGATGCGCAAATCAATACCAACTACACGCGCGCTACTGACAACGGTAAACGCTATCAACAAAATGCCCTCGGAGTTGATCTGCTGTATCTATTTTCTCGTGAAGCATTCCGCCCTTACCTGGTCGTAGGTATCGCTGCCAACCGCGACAGAAGCAATGGTGGCCTGAAGGCAGGCGACAGTACGGCACCGGCAGCCAGCGCAGGTCTGGGCGCACAATTTTCCCTCAACGATCAATGGTCTGCCCAGGTCGAATGGCGCAAAGTGCATGGCTACCTGCACAATAATGACTTTGGCTTTAGTCAGGCCAGCAATTCTCATCTGTCATTTGGTCTCAACTATGCCTTTGACAAGCCCAGGGTTGCAGCCAGACCTGTAAGTTATGCACCAGCACCACCTCCAGAACCTGTCGTCGTGCAAGCGCCACCACCACCTGCACCAGTCGCACCACCGCCACCGGTCTATCAAAAAATAACCCTGTCTGCGACGGAATTGTTTGCTTTTAACAGTGCGGTACTAAGTACTCCGCAGCCAAAACTTGATGACATCGCCGCAGCGCTGAATGCCAATCCACAAATCAACCAGGTGGTGATTACCGGCTACGCAGATCGCATAGGTTCAGACAAATACAATTTGAACCTGTCGGAAAAACGCGCGAATTCTGTCAAGACCTATCTGAACAATAAGGGCATTGATGGACAAAGACTGAACGCCATAGGCAAAGGCGAAAGCAATCCTGTGGTCGTGTGCAATAACAAGAAACGTAGCGACCTGATCGCTTGCCTGGAACCCAACCGTCGCGTGGAAATCGAGCAATTTACCGTTGAACAGCGCATCAAGTAA
- a CDS encoding sterol desaturase family protein, whose product MAFFSLEHSKAAYLTDFILYGIAVTCLLIFLTLSTPLRKLAEVVIFVLAGLFTSTFIEYFLHRFILHGLQPFKRWHALHHARPSALIGTPTILSLTLIVILVFTPAILLGNLLRACALTLGLTGGYLFYTITHHATHHWKANHSWLKERKIWHARHHHVDARPVCFGVSTGFWDEVFCSNGRK is encoded by the coding sequence ATGGCATTTTTTTCTCTGGAACACAGTAAGGCCGCTTACCTGACCGATTTTATTTTGTATGGCATTGCAGTAACTTGCTTATTGATTTTTTTGACCTTGAGCACTCCTTTGCGCAAGTTGGCAGAGGTAGTCATATTTGTGCTTGCCGGCTTGTTTACATCCACTTTTATAGAATACTTCCTGCACCGGTTCATACTCCACGGCCTGCAGCCATTCAAACGGTGGCATGCGTTGCATCATGCCCGTCCTTCTGCACTAATTGGAACGCCGACTATTCTGAGTCTGACTTTGATCGTTATTTTGGTTTTCACTCCCGCCATACTTTTGGGAAATTTGTTACGGGCCTGCGCGCTGACTTTGGGGCTGACAGGGGGATATTTGTTTTATACGATTACCCATCACGCTACCCACCATTGGAAAGCAAATCATTCTTGGTTAAAGGAAAGGAAAATCTGGCATGCACGTCACCATCATGTGGACGCTCGCCCTGTGTGTTTTGGTGTGAGCACAGGTTTCTGGGATGAGGTTTTTTGCAGTAACGGAAGGAAATGA
- a CDS encoding Yip1 family protein — translation MNLVERAKNITLTPKTEWPVIAAETTSTADIFKNYVAPLAAIPAVSSFIGMSIIGFSVPLLGNIRLPILTGITAMVMSFVFALIGVYLISLIIDALAPQFGAEKNPAQALKVAAYSFTPAWLAGILSLLPSLSMLGILAGAYGIYLLYLGLPVLMKAPQEKAGAYTAVSVVCSVVMMVVFSMVIGAIGGSGMYGAASMHASRNSAANSGALGELEKMGQKMEDANKKMEAAKKSGDPQAEMKAATEAIGVALGAGNQAEVVDKDKLKALFPEAIGGLKRNSLEGEKSAMGEFKVSKAEARYGDENNHQIRMTITDTGGSKMFGAMFAWGMMEQDKETDTGYEKMGKVNGRPTHERFQKEGPSGEYSLLIAGRFLVEAHGDNVDMATIKTASAAVGYDKLEAMKNEGVKQ, via the coding sequence ATGAATCTCGTAGAACGCGCGAAAAATATCACCCTGACGCCAAAAACAGAATGGCCCGTCATCGCTGCTGAAACCACCAGCACGGCAGACATCTTCAAGAACTACGTCGCCCCTCTGGCTGCCATCCCTGCTGTTTCCAGTTTTATAGGCATGAGCATTATCGGGTTCAGCGTCCCCCTGCTGGGTAATATAAGACTGCCCATCCTCACCGGCATCACAGCGATGGTAATGAGCTTTGTATTCGCCTTGATCGGCGTTTATCTGATATCGCTGATCATCGATGCCCTGGCACCGCAATTTGGTGCAGAGAAAAATCCTGCACAGGCCCTGAAGGTGGCGGCCTATTCTTTCACACCTGCATGGCTGGCAGGCATACTCTCGCTCTTGCCATCTCTGAGCATGCTTGGCATTCTGGCCGGCGCGTATGGCATTTACCTGCTTTACCTTGGCCTTCCTGTGCTGATGAAAGCTCCCCAGGAAAAAGCAGGCGCTTACACCGCAGTATCTGTTGTCTGTTCGGTCGTGATGATGGTTGTATTCAGCATGGTGATAGGCGCAATTGGTGGCAGCGGCATGTATGGTGCCGCCAGCATGCATGCCTCGCGCAATTCTGCCGCCAACAGCGGCGCGCTCGGTGAGCTGGAAAAAATGGGTCAGAAAATGGAAGATGCCAACAAAAAGATGGAGGCTGCTAAAAAATCTGGTGACCCCCAGGCTGAAATGAAAGCCGCAACTGAAGCAATAGGCGTTGCACTGGGTGCTGGCAACCAGGCAGAAGTGGTCGATAAAGACAAGCTGAAAGCCCTGTTCCCGGAAGCCATAGGCGGTTTGAAACGCAATAGCCTGGAAGGTGAAAAATCTGCCATGGGCGAATTCAAGGTTTCCAAGGCAGAAGCCCGCTACGGTGATGAAAACAATCATCAGATCAGAATGACCATCACTGACACGGGCGGCAGCAAAATGTTTGGTGCCATGTTTGCCTGGGGCATGATGGAACAAGACAAGGAAACCGATACTGGCTATGAAAAAATGGGCAAGGTCAATGGCCGCCCCACCCATGAAAGATTCCAGAAAGAGGGCCCATCGGGCGAATACAGCCTGCTCATCGCTGGCCGCTTCCTGGTAGAGGCACATGGCGATAATGTCGATATGGCGACCATCAAGACTGCCTCGGCAGCTGTCGGTTACGACAAACTCGAAGCGATGAAGAATGAAGGTGTCAAGCAATAA
- a CDS encoding DNA/RNA non-specific endonuclease gives MLKKLAKLSPLLVFAVISLSFVDLSFLDNAVFNFPSQATGEFAGCRQFFAKGYVPALPASGNMRPRALCFSAFAVMHSGKSHTPIYVAERLNRQIIYKARENVRSDQFYADARLPRAERAELDDYKGSGYDRGHMAPAADMADSTAMAQSFSLANMVPQVPVNNRKTWAAIEKATRQYVLRASGDVYVITGPVYDSRPATIGNNKIWVPRHLFKLVYDPAIGRAWAYWVENTDEAHASKPISYKDLVNKTGIQFLPLAGNDDS, from the coding sequence ATGCTAAAAAAACTCGCCAAGCTCAGTCCACTGCTCGTTTTTGCTGTCATCAGCCTCTCCTTTGTTGATCTTTCTTTTCTGGATAATGCTGTTTTTAATTTCCCCAGCCAGGCCACAGGGGAATTTGCCGGGTGCCGCCAGTTCTTTGCCAAGGGGTACGTTCCAGCTCTGCCTGCCTCTGGCAACATGCGCCCGCGCGCCCTGTGTTTCTCTGCATTTGCAGTCATGCATTCAGGCAAGAGCCACACGCCCATCTATGTCGCTGAAAGATTGAATCGCCAGATCATCTACAAGGCCAGGGAAAATGTACGCAGTGACCAGTTCTATGCCGACGCCAGGCTACCCCGTGCAGAAAGGGCCGAACTGGATGACTACAAGGGTTCTGGCTATGACCGTGGGCATATGGCACCGGCTGCCGACATGGCAGACAGCACCGCCATGGCGCAGAGCTTTTCGCTGGCGAATATGGTGCCACAGGTGCCAGTGAACAACCGCAAGACCTGGGCTGCCATAGAAAAAGCCACACGCCAGTATGTGCTGCGGGCATCGGGCGATGTGTATGTGATTACCGGCCCGGTTTACGATTCGCGACCAGCGACAATTGGAAACAATAAGATTTGGGTGCCCAGACACCTGTTCAAACTGGTCTATGACCCGGCGATCGGCCGCGCCTGGGCATACTGGGTAGAAAATACAGACGAGGCACATGCCAGCAAACCCATAAGCTACAAGGACTTGGTCAATAAAACCGGGATACAGTTCCTGCCACTGGCTGGAAATGATGACAGCTAG
- a CDS encoding GNAT family N-acetyltransferase: protein MFSTATLTAARNKLLKLEARWVLSGLLLLEVMLYCLDEFTGPHSFYAPFYVFPVAFSAALLSQRMTVFFVVLSSLARAQVFSQFFQAGSLLLLAFDIVQSMLLYGAIAVLVMTVKSMHQRLLRYAEYLRANVRLMRQQRRNRSSIRRALPDDADGIVRLAVSGAQNGDLSEDISNAVLQRTLATAFRQGIVEGQTVRHTWAGGQQKVPVEFWVSIINGRMAGFFMLYGVDNQQGSERELHAMVVADEYRGLGIGAAMTDFFCMHFKNRRLFAACKTGSNMMKMLSRRGFSQFCTAENGYVIIERHN, encoded by the coding sequence ATGTTTTCTACTGCTACCCTGACCGCCGCCAGAAATAAACTGCTCAAGCTTGAAGCTCGCTGGGTATTGTCAGGCTTGCTTTTGCTGGAAGTCATGCTGTACTGCCTTGATGAATTCACCGGGCCGCACAGCTTCTATGCGCCTTTTTATGTCTTCCCGGTGGCCTTTAGTGCCGCCTTGCTGTCGCAACGCATGACGGTTTTCTTTGTTGTCCTGTCCAGTCTGGCGAGGGCGCAGGTATTCAGCCAGTTTTTCCAGGCGGGCAGTTTGCTGTTGCTGGCATTTGATATAGTCCAGAGCATGTTGTTGTACGGGGCGATTGCGGTACTGGTGATGACAGTCAAGAGCATGCATCAACGCCTGCTCAGATATGCTGAATATTTGCGTGCCAATGTCAGGCTCATGCGCCAGCAAAGGCGCAACCGTTCCAGCATACGCCGGGCCTTGCCTGATGATGCTGATGGCATAGTGCGCCTGGCAGTCAGCGGAGCGCAAAACGGTGATCTCTCAGAAGATATTTCAAATGCCGTATTGCAGCGCACGCTGGCTACGGCTTTCAGGCAAGGCATCGTCGAGGGCCAGACCGTCAGGCATACCTGGGCTGGCGGCCAGCAAAAAGTGCCAGTCGAATTCTGGGTTTCCATCATCAATGGCCGTATGGCCGGTTTCTTCATGCTGTACGGTGTTGATAACCAGCAGGGTTCAGAACGCGAGTTGCATGCCATGGTGGTGGCAGACGAATACCGTGGCCTGGGCATAGGTGCCGCCATGACCGATTTCTTTTGCATGCATTTTAAAAACCGCCGTCTGTTCGCAGCCTGCAAGACAGGGTCAAATATGATGAAGATGCTGAGCCGCAGGGGCTTCAGCCAGTTTTGCACGGCAGAAAACGGTTATGTCATCATAGAGCGGCACAACTGA
- the rtcR gene encoding RNA repair transcriptional activator RtcR, which produces MKKKKVVIGFIGTQLDSGRGSGRWEKWRPTVALTQHEDIVIDRIDLLYSGQHEPLLAQLEKDIADTSPETKVRSHQLEIKDPWDFEDVYGCLFDFARSYPFDTDKEEYWVHITTGTHVAQICLFLMTEASYLPGKLLQTSPPRRQTKDNFGEMTIIDLDLSRYDQIAQRFSREQEEGVAFLKSGIATRNARFNTMIDEIERVAIKSKAAILLMGPTGAGKSFLARRIFELKKARHRLEGKFVEVNCATLRGDGAGSTLFGHIKGSFTGAISDRPGLLRTAHKGLLFLDEIGELGLDEQAMLLKAVEEKRFFPVGGDHEVQSDFQLVAGTNRDLGKEVAAGRFREDLYARINLWSYELPGLSGRVEDIAPNIDYLLSQYSAENGQMVRFNKEAKDSYMEFATSAQAVWAGNFRDLSASVTRMATLADAGRINDQNAGEEIKRLQRLWSHAHDDGRDTHELDLHDYLDAEQLAQLDLFDAVQLQAVLAICVRSKNMSEAGRKLFAASRSNKASPNDADRLKKYLNKFGLQWDTLHKNG; this is translated from the coding sequence ATCAAGAAGAAAAAAGTCGTCATCGGTTTTATAGGCACACAACTCGATAGTGGCCGGGGCAGTGGTCGCTGGGAAAAATGGCGGCCTACGGTAGCGCTGACCCAGCATGAAGACATCGTCATAGACCGCATTGATTTGCTGTACAGCGGCCAGCATGAACCCTTGCTCGCGCAACTGGAAAAGGATATCGCTGATACTTCGCCAGAGACTAAAGTACGTTCACATCAGCTGGAAATAAAAGATCCCTGGGATTTTGAAGACGTGTATGGCTGCCTGTTTGACTTTGCCAGGTCTTACCCTTTCGATACCGACAAAGAAGAATACTGGGTGCATATCACGACGGGCACCCACGTCGCGCAAATTTGCCTGTTCCTGATGACGGAAGCCAGTTACCTGCCTGGCAAACTCTTGCAGACTTCGCCGCCACGGCGGCAGACCAAGGACAATTTTGGTGAGATGACCATCATTGATCTGGACCTGTCACGCTATGACCAGATCGCCCAGCGCTTTAGCCGTGAGCAGGAAGAAGGAGTGGCCTTCCTGAAATCTGGTATTGCCACCCGCAATGCGCGCTTTAACACCATGATAGATGAGATAGAACGGGTCGCCATCAAGTCCAAAGCAGCGATTCTGTTGATGGGGCCAACTGGTGCGGGCAAGTCCTTCCTGGCGCGGCGTATCTTTGAATTGAAAAAAGCCAGACACAGGCTGGAAGGCAAGTTTGTCGAAGTCAACTGCGCCACCCTGCGCGGTGATGGCGCGGGCTCTACCCTGTTCGGCCATATCAAGGGCTCATTCACCGGCGCCATTTCTGACCGACCCGGCTTACTAAGGACGGCACACAAGGGCTTGCTGTTTCTCGATGAAATTGGTGAGCTGGGCCTGGATGAACAAGCCATGTTGCTCAAGGCTGTGGAAGAAAAACGCTTCTTCCCGGTGGGTGGCGACCATGAAGTGCAAAGCGATTTCCAACTGGTGGCGGGCACCAACCGTGATCTGGGCAAGGAAGTGGCGGCAGGCCGATTTCGCGAAGATTTGTACGCACGTATCAATTTATGGTCGTATGAATTGCCTGGCCTGAGTGGACGGGTAGAAGACATTGCGCCTAATATCGATTACCTGCTGTCGCAATACAGTGCTGAGAACGGGCAGATGGTGCGCTTCAATAAAGAAGCGAAAGACAGCTATATGGAATTTGCCACTTCGGCCCAGGCGGTGTGGGCAGGTAATTTCCGCGATTTGTCTGCCTCAGTCACGCGCATGGCCACGCTGGCTGACGCCGGGCGCATCAATGACCAGAATGCCGGTGAAGAAATCAAGCGCCTGCAACGCCTGTGGTCACATGCACATGACGATGGCAGAGACACGCATGAACTGGATTTGCATGACTATCTGGATGCAGAACAGCTTGCCCAACTGGATTTATTCGATGCGGTGCAATTGCAGGCCGTGCTGGCAATATGTGTGCGCTCTAAAAATATGTCGGAAGCAGGCCGGAAGTTATTTGCCGCTTCGCGCAGCAACAAAGCCAGTCCCAATGATGCAGACAGGCTCAAGAAATATCTGAACAAGTTTGGCTTGCAGTGGGATACCCTGCACAAGAATGGATGA